In Hypanus sabinus isolate sHypSab1 chromosome 10, sHypSab1.hap1, whole genome shotgun sequence, the genomic stretch GTTCATCGGGATATCATCAGAATACATGGGGAAACTGACATTATTTTCATTCATATGTTGGAGTCCTGGACCctgatattgttttttttttgccgatAATATTGCAGTAGAATTCCCAAAAAGACACAAAAAATCAAATTTAAATATAATCCTCCTAAATATTACATTTTGTAACAAAGTTACAGTATCAGTAATACATAGGTTAATCATTCACATTTTAGTAGTAAGTCAAATTTCTACAGGTTTGGAAATTCCATgaattataaaaaaaaattgtgaaatATAGAAAATACTTTCAAGTAAATTTATAACTTTCTTCAAAGATTATgaaacatatgagcagaattatgtTATtttgtccatcaagtctgcttcgccattccatcgtAGCTGATTAATTaaccttctcaacctcattctcctgccttctccccattaacaTTTGATGCTtttacttatcaagaacctaacaacctcagctttaaatatacccaatgtcctagcctccacagccatgtgGCAattaaattccacagatcctctggctaaagaaataccttttCATCTTTGTCCTATAGGGGCATCCTTCTGTCAAGgctggtgccctctggtcctggattcacccactataggaaataactTCCCAACATCCACTCAGTCTAGGtctttaaatattcaataggtttcaatgagatccaccctcattattctaaacttcAGCCAGTATacgcccacagccatcaaatgctgccCATAcattaccctttcattcctaggatcgttctcatgaacctcctctggatcctctccaatgccagcacatcctttcttagatgagggacCAAATACTGCTCATAATcctccaagtgcaatctgaccaatgccttataaagccttagtgttacatccttgcttttatattctagtcctcttgaaattaatgctaacattgcatttaccttccttaacATCAACATAAACTGAAggttaacccttagggaatcctgcatgagaaacccaagtccctttgcaacctctgatttctgattttGCTCCCCATTTGGTAACtactctacacctttattccttctaccaaatgtATGACCATACATGTCTCTACacattattccatctgccacttctttgcccattctcctcaactGTTTAAGACTtctagactccctgcttcctcaatacaaccagcccctccacctatctttgtattgttcgcaaacttggccacaaagccatcatgaAAATCATTTTTAAGGATTTAAGTCAAAAATATAACTCAAAGGAGTTAGGCAAGTATATTTATCAAACAACACAGCTATCTAGAAATTACTTGGCTGGGCCTTATTTTCAGGTATTAATCTGACACTACAATGGGCAACTACACCCATGACCAAAACAGGGGTAAAGGATTATTATGAAACATCATCTTCATAATCTTTCTATTATGTGgccaaacaaaaaagaaaaacaaagttaCCAGGTGAGATGACCATTTTCCTCAACTCGTAATACTATCACAGAACGTCCAACAAGTTTTAACTAAATGTGgaggtctcaagatggcgcttataGAGTGAGACTGCTTTAGGCTTCActccaatccttttacttttttCTACCTACAATCACCCCCTAATTGACCTGTTTGtacctattctaaaggggttgATACTTATGAATTTTTTTTTAGACTGTTTGAATTATTTTTCAACTCATTAAAATGTCTAAACCACGAGAACCTAAGGAATTGAAACTGGCGAAAGAACTGTTTAACTTTGGAAGCAATTGTGAAACTTATGGACGAGTGACTTGAAAAACTGGAGAATAAACTAACCCCAAAGCTTTCTACACTCAATGAAACTTTAAAGACAGTCAAGGAAAAACTTCAATCACTCACACTGGATTCTCAACAACAAGCAAGGATTTTAGCTCTCGAAGATGCCACTCGCCAGAGAGATTGCAAAATTGAAATTCTGGAACAACAGCAATCTTCGACTGCTCAACTgctggatcgttataaatctaaacTTACTGATCTCGAAGACAAAATGTCCGGATAATTGGGCTTCTGGAAAATTTTGAGAACAGTGatctgactgtatttttttctaaatttttaGTGGCTGTCGTTGACTCAGAAGTACTGGATACCCCTCCAATAATCGACCGTGCACATCGCATTTCTCGTTTTCAACCAGCTGCAGGTATGAAACCACGACCAGTGATTCTCCGGATTCATTATCCTCATACTAAAGAATGTCTGATTCGGGCTGcccggaaaaagggtatgatcagcTTTCAAAATTTCAAATTTCGTATTCTAGAAGACTACAGTCCCGAAGTTTtgagggcaagaatggcttttaaattGGTTATGTCGGAAATTCATCGGAAAGGCTACAAACAAGTGttgttatttccagcacaattGAGAGTTACTCTCAAAGATGAGACTTGTTGGTTGTTCAAATCTCCAGCAGATGCTCAAAGATTCCTTGAAGAATAGCACTTTTTTCATTACGAGTTGACTAATGTATTGTATTTTTACTATTTGTATTAACTTTTATCTTTATGCTAACAATTAGTCTATAGATTCGGACCTTTTATAATTTGATGATTCTTACGTGATggttgatagttttttttttaaacacacttAAATAAAGGtccttttttttgtttattcTGAGTTCGTTCTTTTTATATTATTCTGTTAGGTTTGAAAGTAACTCATTAGATGTCTTTTTAAGTTCATAtacacttttttatatttttaacatttaagtatTAAGGTTTTTgtaaaaaaacttttttttaagatgtcattTCTTTTTCCCACAAGACCTTAGTGCTTGGATACGTCACATCTGTTTGGATGTGTCTGAACAAGATATGAGGACtttcttttaaaatattaataCAATATTATCCATTCTTGGGTTTTAACATTTTagtatttttcttttgttttatatatatataaataaaaatatatataaaactaattttatattttaatctttgttatactaaccctttttttgaatatgggtggtttgtgtgttttatttactttttcatttgagttgccgtcttgagacacGGGGTAAAGTTAGTATTAGtttgcctgcttgcctctttcTGGCTTTTTTtctggggttttgagggtgggggagggggatttttttttttttttgctttgcttCTTGCTTAGTTTCACTTCATGGGCTGActcgaaactacaaaaatggttggagTGTCGTAACTTCCGGTTCCTCCTTGAACATACTTCCCTCTTCCGGATTCatgagtttgtctttttttaaaccttatgtgttaattgcgataaatattggcaatatggataagattatcaattttatttcttggaatactaatggtttaaatcatccgatcaaacggaaaaaaatattcaaagtattccacagaatgaatgctaatattatctttgtacaagagactcatgtgaggaaggaggatagtcaacgttttttttttaggttttggaaaggccaacagtatcattcgaattcccaagccaaagtaagaggcgtttccatttttatagattcttcaacctcttttatacACTATGAAAATTTcggacccacaaggtagatttttgcttctcactggttcactttttaatcaaaaagttgttttagttaacgtttatgctccaaacactgactatcctgaattttttaagtgtttatttacatcctttcctaatttaaATGAGTACATGTTGATAATGGGAGGGGATTTTAACTGTAGCTTAAATCCCTCGATGGATAGATCTAGGCCCACCCAGGTTCTTCCAAATAAatcaggaacaacaccttatataccggctgggtagcctccaacctgatggcatgaacattgacttctctaacttccgttaatgcccctcctccccttcttaccccatccctgacatatttagttgtttgcctgttcgccaactccctctggtgcttcccccccctctcctttctttctcctgaggcctcccgtcccatgatcctttcccttctccagctctgtatcactttcgccaatcacctttccagctcttagcttcaccccaccccctccagtcttctcctatcatttcgcatttccccctcctccctctactttcaaatctcttactatctttcctttcggttagtcctgacgaagggtctcagcccgaaacgtcgacagcacttctccctatagatgctgcctagcctgctgtgttccaccagcattttgtgtgtgttgtagcttctcttattaattcctttatggttgattctggaatttctgaaatttgGCAATTCTTACACCGCAACAATAAAgaattttcatacttttctcatgtttatcataattattcaagaattgactactttattgatcatcgtttacttacagatgttattgatagtaaatatgattccattaccatttctgaccatgcacctttgaagttatctattaagacaatggattcatcgtctaatgctaaatcttggaggttcaactcCACTTTACTTCAGGAATCAAGACTTTCTTAATttcattaaacaacaaattgatctgtttttttcaacaaattctacagaagaGATATCTCTTGGAATAtgatgggacacttttaaagcatttattcgcggacagattatttcatactctgctgaaGTGAGGAAATGAACTAATACTGAAATActaacattggttgataaaattaaagaaattgataagatttattcagtgaccccccCAGTAAAAAACTTTataaaaagagagttgaacttcaaatggagaaCAGTTtgttatcctcttcgattgaaaatcagttaattaaatccgaaattatgtccaatggacattacggaaaaaattgtagctctgaatccttgccagaagggtttagtagccatcatttataatatgatcatgaaaatacagccaggagtatcagaaaaaattaagaaggaatgggaaaaagaacctttttgtcttatacccactgagcagtgggagaaaattttacaattagtcaattcttcttctatttgtgctaaacatgccctaatacaatttaaggttgtacatagggctcacatgtcccaggataaacttgctcgattttattcttatgttaatccaacctgtgacagatgtcattctgaagttgcttcattgacccacatgttttggtcttgcccttgcttgcaaaattattggaaagatatttcaacagttctgaatatcaaattgcaaccacatcctattactgcaattttcattTACCAATGGcagataatagttgtttatccccctcagcccagcggatgattgcatttgttacattaatagctagaagatctatcctattgaactggaaagaaattaatcctccaactatattttagtggttttctcaaactatttcttgtttgagtttagaaaaaattagaagtgttgtctttgacccttcagttaaatttgaagaaacttggagaccatttattcaacattttcatatgaactaaactgacttttcctaaaccttacttttattatccttaattatttggacggaggtgtggagttattgacgctactgtgtatatttgacataatgcaatggcccatgttggttaggtttttttttctttttttggggggggtttcttatttactccatttttcgtaattactatgagtttgggaggttattatatatggattatcatctatttgtatttataccttaacctattaattacgcactctcaagctctctgtatttatgtttcatttatgtttgtttaaaattaataaaaagattttaagaaaaaaaagaaaaacaagttTTAACTAAATGTTATGGAATGATCAACCATTTGGCAGGCAAACTTGTTCAAATTTCCTTTCTTTCAATAAGTATTTTATTACAAATAGGGACACAAAATGTCAACAGCTTGCTAAAGAAGTTATACTTTAAAAAGAATTACAATATTTGCTTGAAATCTAAAACATGAACTGAAAATAAGAGAAAtactcagatcaggcagcacctgtggaaactGTAATCAAATGTTGtctgattatttttttgtttacATGAATCAACTTACCCTTGAAGTCTCTGGACTTGatagaggagaaaattcaaaggatTCATTTTCCTTATCAGAAGAATCATTAAGGTACCTGTGTGCAAACTTTTGTTTTAAAGCTTCAGCAATAAGTGCTGCTGGATCAGAAATATGTGGTTTCCTTGCAGGTTTCTTCCCTACAGGTGTCCCTCCTGGTGACCTTTGAAAATAGGAAACACATTTTGAAACATATGCCAAATCTCTCAAGTGTTCTAGTTCCTTAAAATTACTAAAAGGAATACCTTTCTACTACTCTTAATTTGACATTCTGCATATCCTTCAATACATTCATCATGTTAAAGGAATTTGAGGGTTTCTTAGTTAGCATTGGTTTGATGGTTGCATCTCTAGAACGTATCTTCAAAGCCTGGCAGTCTTGTTTGAGATCTTCAGATGCAGCAACATTTTTTTCAGTAGTTAACGGTGGTGGCGGTGGCGGTGGCGGTGGCAATGCTTGTTCAGTAGCTGCTACCGATGGATTACTCAGAGCACCAAGTGGTGTTGATGCTAATTTTGGAGGCGGAACAAAGGCAGGAGTACCAGGAACAGAAaagccatttgattccaaaccatTTGATTTTAACTGCCTTAAACCTAGGAGCGAAAACAAAAAACACTATTTCAAAAAGCAATTAATGTTTCAATGTGGTAATATGAATCATAACTATTATGTATATTTAATCATTTGCTTTTGAGATTCAAAAGCAAACACTAGGTTCTCTAGTATATTGAAGATGATTCAATAACCAGAATTGATCACAGTATTCAACATTCAGTGTGATCAAAGCACATTTCATGAAAAGATTCTGCACATTTCGAACACTACATACATAAGAACAAGAATTGCATCAATTATGCCACTGTTCGATTTTTAAAAACTCCAATGGACATTTAattatcaataaaaaaaattgcttATCAACAAAAATATAATCATTTATATAACTCACAATCAGAAACTTGTCCTTGATCTTGTCCTGAGATAATCATGGCAATCTGCGACCTCAGACGAGACAATTCATCTTCAAGTTGAGAGATTTTATTTAAGGCATTTTCATTCGATACTCCATGGTATAAAGTattgttctttctttttaaatgattTACCGAAGTTGTAGACTGGTAATGCTCCTGCACTGAACTAATCATACATTGAACTTTTGCTGTGCGTACTTCATTCCTTGGGTGAGACAAAGCAAACAATTTAATCTTAGTttatccataagacataggagcagactccaccattcaatcatggctgatcctatttccccctcctcagccccactccccagccttctccccataacctttgatgctgtgtccaattaaGAACATGTCAAGCTCCGCCTTAAATacccccaacaacctggcctccacagctgccagtggtaataaattttaccagttcaccacactctggctaaagagatttctccacatctgttttaaatggatgcccctctatcctgaggctgtgccctcttgtcctagacacccccaccatgggaaacatcctttccacatctacatgtctaggcctttcaagattcaaaaggtttcaatgagaactccCCCTCCCCACATCCAGCGAATACAGATCCAaaactatcaaatgttcctcatacaaatcatccttgtgaacctcctctgaaccctctcaatcccagcacattttttcttagatgagatgcccaaaactgttcacaatactcaaggtgaagcttcaccagtgccttataaagcctcagcatcacatccctgctcttctattctaaacctcttgaaatgaatgccaacatcggatttgccttcctcaccagtgactccacctgcaagttaacctttagggtgttctgcacaaggtcttccaagtcccattgcatctcagatttttgtatctgcaattttccagtcctctggcagcaggccagtccaatgatttttcaaagatcattactaatgcctccacaatctctacctctttcagaaccctagggtcaAGTTCATCTgacccaggtgacttatgtacctttaggtccaTAATAaggacttaggagcagaattaggcaatttgacccagtaagtttgctctgccatttgatcatcactgatttattttccctctcgacctcattcttctgctttctcttcACAACCTTTAAGCACCTTACTTATCAAAAACCAATGAACCCCCAttttatactcaatgatttggcctccacagccatctgtggcaatgaattccacagcttcaccaccctcatctttgttctcaagggacattcttctattctgaggctgtgccctctggtcctagactctctcactattcAAAGCATCctgtccatgtccattctatcgaGGGCTTTCAGAATACAGAAGGTTTCTTGGGAGTTGGGAATCCTTGAGCAAGATTTCCTAAAGGGTAACTTGCAGGGTCAGTCaacggtaaggaaggcaaatataatgatagcattcatttcaggaggaccagaaaataaaagcaaggatataatgctaagACTTTTTAAGACATTAGTCAGACTgaacttggagttttgtgagcagttttgggacccttatctaaagaaaagaTGTCcctgcattggagagggcccacaggagattcacaagaattataGCAGGAATAAAaggtttaatgtatgaggagagtttgatggttctggcctgtactcactggagtttagaaaaatgaagggtggatctcattgaaacttattgaatatagaaaagcctagatagagtggatgttaagagaatgtttcatatagctggggagtctaggattagaggaCACGATCTTGGAAtacaagaatgtccctttagaacagagaaaaggaggaatttttttagccagagggtggtaaacctgtggaattcattgtcacagatagctgtggaggccaagtcattgggtatatttaaagtagaggctaagagtttcttgattagtaagggtcttCTCTCAGGGAGAAGacaagaaaatggggttgagagagataataaatctgtCATGATGGAGCGGCGGTACAGACTCGCTAGGATAAAtaacctaattttgctcctttgaCAAATAGTTTTATGGTTCAAATATTACCTCacatcattcttataaactctattgagtacagaccctgagccatcaaacactccttatacactAACACTTCCATTCCCATAAACCTCTTCTGTCCCTCTTCAATGCAAACACATCCTTGGTCACTCCAAATGTGGCATGACCAATGTCAGTCAGATAATCTACTCTCCGTACTAGTATTATTCCTGTAACACCGAGCTTTTTATCTTGCTTTGCGGCCTCGTGTgaggcaccctgtcaaaggcctagCTTTTTTTTGCCCAAGAAACAAAAATTAGCTTTTCTAAGTTTTAATTTTATAAATTATTTCATTCCAATACTTACATTAATATTCTTCAGTAATTAGTTTAATTATACTGTTTGCAAATTTTAATTACTCACTAAATCAAATGTACATCAGAATCTTATAATCATTCCAGTTTTTAATGTAATTGGACCATATATTTTCAATGGCAAATAAAATGTCAACTACATGGAATTTTACAGGTAAAATAAACCTGAAAATGTACTTTAATTTCCAGTTTTTGATGTTTTTTATGTATGCAATGCTCTAATAAAACTACAACTTTTAAACTTGAGGGTTCATACATACCTAAATCGAATGAAAGTATCACCTTCATCATCAGCAATCCATGCTGCATCAGCCAGAGATGGAACCGTGGGTTCAGGGGTGTACGTTCTGAAGTCAGGTATGTTTAGCCTTTCTAAAAGCTACAAAAAATATTAGTTTTATAACTCTACGCATATATCAAGGAATGGTAGATACAATTCTATAAGTGTCAGTAAACGACTACAACAATACACTAACTGAAACAAAATTTCAGCAAGTTTGACAAAAAAAGATAAAATGAGAAATTAATCTATAAATTTGGACTACCTGTTGATCTGCATTTGACTTATTAGTATTCACACTTTAGTGTATATTTCATTCAAGGATGTATTTTTTAGTGTCCTATTTAGGTGGAACcttaaaaacaaaaatactgacGTTTGCTTCAAAAAATTTCAAAAATTTATGCTCTTTAAAATAGCTGAGTTTTCTACTAGCAGTTCTTTTTAAATAAAGTAATTATTCACCCACAAATCAAAGCCTCTAACTTCTATATGCCCTCCATCAGAAAGAGCAACTTTACTGGGAAAGCCAAGGTAAGCTCTCATTTACTGCTTTACATTTAAGTAGCAAATGTCTAGTGAATCATAAGCTTCACTCCTGAAGGAATTGAGTTTGTAATGCAACTGATCTAATATctaaaatattatttattacttcagTTTTGATGTATTATTTTGCTTTAGAAAACATATAATCCACAAAAAAGGTgtcagcccattcttccaatagGTGCTTTGCAAGTACAAGATTATTCCACATGcagggaaaacaaaaaaaaacccgaCTTGTTATGATTGTGCTCAAACCATC encodes the following:
- the mtfr2 gene encoding mitochondrial fission regulator 2, producing the protein MSLLNVICEVLEYFGISSDILLSLWQRKPYGQSRSIVRRIGSALPLNHWPRICFQLLERLNIPDFRTYTPEPTVPSLADAAWIADDEGDTFIRFRNEVRTAKVQCMISSVQEHYQSTTSVNHLKRKNNTLYHGVSNENALNKISQLEDELSRLRSQIAMIISGQDQGQVSDCLRQLKSNGLESNGFSVPGTPAFVPPPKLASTPLGALSNPSVAATEQALPPPPPPPPPLTTEKNVAASEDLKQDCQALKIRSRDATIKPMLTKKPSNSFNMMNVLKDMQNVKLRVVERSPGGTPVGKKPARKPHISDPAALIAEALKQKFAHRYLNDSSDKENESFEFSPLSSPETSRFGRHIQRHDNQNTVKNGKIVQPGM